One Fuerstiella marisgermanici DNA window includes the following coding sequences:
- a CDS encoding site-specific integrase, whose translation MFEQLFRFPHALQPHLDGPLAAERRRYLCHRANEGIGRNGLRVLAYYLLACTEYLRLADRPGEPIARAEVEQQAELWAKRISPCPNMRKISGRRSSRIEFLRHVCSWLKFMGRLQLPTPAPSRFADQLDEFANFLLQEKGLNPRTVSERCDTVERFLEKVTSNSSPLHCVNISQIDSAIVKQIAQGHYARTTVKNLACQLRSFFAFAESRRWCQSGLADGIRGPRVYSQESIPAGPAWADVQKILASVEGDQPAQIRDRAILMLLAIYGLRAGEVRCLQLENFSWEHERLTVHRGKTQSTHVYPLTRQVGDSVLRYLQSVRPRSVHREVFLTVRPPFRPLAHGSVGAVVSRRLHALGLQLPHYGSHSLRHACAMRLLQQGLSLKEIGDHLGHRHPDTTRIYAKVDLAALRQVADFDLGGVL comes from the coding sequence ATGTTTGAACAACTTTTTCGGTTTCCACATGCGTTGCAGCCGCACTTGGACGGCCCTCTGGCCGCAGAACGCAGACGTTACTTGTGTCATCGTGCGAATGAGGGAATTGGTCGTAACGGGCTGCGAGTGCTGGCGTACTATCTGTTGGCCTGCACGGAGTATCTCCGATTGGCAGATCGTCCCGGTGAACCTATTGCTCGCGCTGAAGTTGAACAGCAGGCAGAGCTTTGGGCAAAGCGAATATCCCCATGTCCGAATATGAGAAAGATTTCGGGCCGACGTTCTTCGCGAATTGAGTTCTTACGTCATGTCTGCTCATGGCTCAAATTCATGGGGCGACTGCAACTGCCGACGCCCGCGCCAAGTCGTTTTGCTGATCAGCTCGACGAATTTGCGAATTTCCTGCTGCAGGAGAAAGGCTTGAATCCCCGGACTGTCAGTGAACGCTGCGATACCGTTGAACGATTTCTGGAGAAGGTCACTTCGAACAGCAGTCCGCTTCACTGCGTGAACATTTCTCAGATCGATTCAGCCATTGTCAAACAGATTGCTCAGGGTCATTACGCACGCACTACCGTGAAGAATCTGGCTTGCCAACTGCGTTCTTTCTTTGCTTTTGCTGAATCTCGACGTTGGTGCCAAAGTGGCCTTGCTGACGGCATCAGAGGGCCTCGCGTCTATTCGCAGGAGTCCATTCCCGCCGGCCCGGCGTGGGCAGACGTTCAGAAAATACTCGCAAGTGTTGAAGGAGATCAGCCTGCCCAGATTCGGGACCGCGCCATCTTAATGCTGCTGGCCATCTACGGCCTGCGCGCTGGCGAAGTTCGTTGTCTGCAGTTGGAGAATTTCAGTTGGGAGCATGAGCGGCTGACGGTCCATCGTGGCAAGACGCAGTCCACGCACGTCTATCCGTTGACACGGCAGGTTGGCGATTCCGTCCTTCGTTATCTCCAGTCAGTCCGCCCGCGCTCAGTTCATCGAGAAGTCTTTCTGACTGTTCGCCCACCGTTTCGTCCACTGGCTCACGGCTCCGTTGGAGCAGTCGTCAGTCGCCGCCTGCACGCCCTGGGGCTTCAATTGCCACACTATGGCTCACACAGCTTACGCCATGCCTGTGCGATGCGCCTTCTGCAGCAGGGGCTCTCGCTGAAAGAAATCGGCGATCATCTGGGACACAGGCATCCCGACACGACTCGGATCTACGCCAAAGTCGATCTCGCGGCACTGCGGCAGGTTGCCGACTTTGATCTGGGAGGAGTGCTATGA
- a CDS encoding tyrosine-type recombinase/integrase, with protein sequence MDKDRFPQPYHEKSPDDSGSELLVVSSAHTPALIRNAGEQAQRRFLEFFTAHIRNPGTRAVYGRAVARFCDWCERQHVELLDVSPFVVAAYIEQLTQQRSAPTVKLHLAAIRMLFDWLVVGQVLPLNPAASVRGPKHVVTTGKTPVLTAIAARELLDTIDCTRIVGLRDRALIGLMVYSFARVSAAIGMNVADYYPQGRRMRFRLHEKGGKHHEVPAHHNAEEYLDAYLHEAGIADEKKGPLFRTVSRHRQLTDRRMHRADVLRMIKRRAVKAGLPEHICCHTFRATGITAYLENGGSLEHAQRIAAHNSVRTTKLYDRTSDAVSLDEIERIII encoded by the coding sequence ATGGACAAGGATCGATTCCCACAGCCTTATCATGAGAAATCGCCGGACGATTCCGGCAGCGAATTGCTGGTGGTTTCTTCCGCCCACACACCGGCACTGATTCGGAATGCGGGTGAGCAGGCGCAACGCCGATTTCTGGAATTCTTCACGGCACACATCCGCAATCCCGGAACACGAGCTGTGTATGGTCGAGCTGTTGCGAGGTTCTGTGACTGGTGTGAGCGGCAGCATGTTGAACTGCTCGACGTTTCACCGTTCGTAGTGGCGGCCTACATTGAACAGTTGACTCAGCAGCGGAGTGCTCCGACCGTCAAGTTGCATCTGGCGGCGATTCGAATGCTTTTCGACTGGCTGGTGGTCGGTCAGGTGCTGCCGCTGAATCCGGCAGCATCCGTTCGTGGCCCGAAACACGTCGTCACCACCGGAAAGACGCCCGTGCTCACCGCCATCGCAGCGCGAGAACTCCTCGACACTATTGACTGCACAAGGATCGTCGGATTGCGGGACCGGGCTTTGATTGGCCTGATGGTCTACAGCTTCGCTCGCGTGTCTGCCGCCATTGGAATGAATGTTGCCGACTACTATCCACAGGGACGACGAATGAGGTTTCGCCTGCATGAAAAGGGCGGCAAACATCACGAAGTTCCCGCACATCACAATGCAGAAGAGTATCTGGACGCCTATCTGCACGAAGCGGGAATTGCTGACGAAAAGAAGGGGCCACTGTTTCGGACGGTCTCACGACACCGTCAGCTCACCGACCGCCGCATGCACAGAGCGGACGTTCTGAGAATGATCAAGCGACGTGCCGTCAAAGCGGGGCTGCCGGAGCACATCTGCTGCCACACGTTTCGAGCAACAGGCATCACGGCCTACCTGGAAAATGGCGGTTCGCTGGAACACGCTCAAAGAATCGCTGCTCACAACTCAGTGCGGACGACGAAACTCTACGATCGCACCAGCGACGCGGTAAGTCTTGACGAGATTGAACGCATCATCATCTAA
- a CDS encoding tyrosine-type recombinase/integrase yields the protein MNSMNLAALIERYIRYRRTLGERFVNNAFILRAFARSVGADATVDEVRTEQIAAFIAGTDALTTTWRTKYTTINGFFHFAKSRDHITHSPMPDQIAKRVPSFVPYIYSHEELHRLLETARCYQRGVSSFDALTFRTILLLLYGTGLRAGEIVRLNSEDVDFNESLLVIRLTKFHKSRLVPFGPQLHQALTDYVSNRIPPISVSGEVPPFFTTREGTRVVLNTLQAHFRRLREQAGIRRSDGASYQPRLHDLRHTFAVHRLTSWYQQGMDVQKLVYQLSVYLGHAHLEDTQIYLSMTPDLLQEANARFECYSKTDHTGGQP from the coding sequence ATGAACTCGATGAATCTGGCAGCTCTTATCGAACGCTACATCAGATACCGGCGAACACTCGGAGAACGTTTCGTCAACAATGCATTCATCCTTCGGGCGTTTGCACGCTCCGTTGGCGCTGATGCGACCGTTGACGAAGTGCGGACTGAGCAGATCGCTGCCTTCATTGCCGGAACTGACGCCCTGACAACCACTTGGCGTACCAAGTACACGACGATCAACGGCTTCTTTCATTTTGCGAAAAGCCGGGATCATATCACCCACTCCCCAATGCCCGACCAGATCGCGAAACGGGTCCCGTCATTTGTTCCCTACATTTACTCACATGAGGAGCTGCATCGACTTCTTGAAACTGCCAGGTGCTACCAGCGCGGAGTGAGTTCCTTCGATGCTCTTACGTTTCGCACCATATTGTTGCTGCTCTATGGAACCGGACTGCGCGCTGGTGAGATCGTTCGATTGAACTCCGAAGATGTCGACTTCAATGAATCCCTGCTCGTCATTCGCCTGACGAAATTTCACAAATCGAGACTGGTTCCCTTTGGGCCGCAACTACATCAGGCTCTGACGGATTACGTCAGCAATCGTATCCCACCCATTTCAGTCTCTGGCGAAGTGCCACCCTTTTTTACCACGCGTGAGGGGACCCGCGTGGTTCTGAACACGCTTCAGGCTCACTTCCGGCGGCTTCGCGAGCAAGCGGGCATTCGCCGATCCGATGGAGCCAGCTACCAACCGCGTCTGCATGATCTGCGCCATACGTTCGCCGTCCACCGCTTAACGTCCTGGTATCAGCAGGGGATGGACGTACAGAAGCTGGTCTACCAACTGTCGGTCTATCTGGGACATGCCCACCTGGAGGATACGCAGATCTATCTCAGCATGACACCTGACCTGCTGCAGGAAGCGAATGCCCGATTCGAATGCTATTCGAAAACCGATCATACTGGAGGTCAACCATGA
- a CDS encoding DUF932 domain-containing protein produces the protein MVELKRAHDELFRRAADECFETFDDLYDHCCTERDASRDCWQLPQKLEPHVTGNSIQLTVEGEGDVGLNDWSFSQLCRLSGVRKETLNRLSPDTASKVVQETLPRSQKPVQVLSTGSTARSLHGVSYTRLWNADLLDVVKETAVDFRPPQKSFSGGTGLYCGEQDMFAFLIDPLGWCELEGEAFAPGFFIWNSEVGRRSLGIQTFWFQKVCANHIVWDAVEVVEFTRKHTARVHDSLDEIRRIIDELARKRDQRRDGFVNTLRNAMSTKLGDCSEDVAKQLTERRIPRHLIDTALEMAAVQGSFTIFSIVDALTRLSQNVRYAGDRAELDSRIGSLLGLAV, from the coding sequence ATGGTCGAACTGAAACGGGCCCATGACGAACTGTTCCGCCGCGCGGCGGACGAATGCTTCGAAACCTTCGACGATCTTTATGATCATTGTTGCACGGAACGTGATGCTTCCCGCGACTGCTGGCAGCTGCCACAGAAGCTGGAACCTCACGTCACCGGCAACTCCATTCAGCTGACTGTCGAAGGGGAAGGAGATGTGGGCCTGAATGACTGGTCTTTCAGTCAGCTCTGCCGCCTCTCTGGTGTTCGGAAAGAGACGCTGAATCGTCTGTCGCCGGATACTGCCAGCAAAGTCGTGCAGGAAACTCTGCCGCGTTCGCAGAAGCCGGTGCAGGTGCTGTCCACCGGCAGCACGGCGCGTTCGCTGCATGGTGTTTCCTACACACGATTGTGGAATGCCGACCTGCTGGATGTGGTGAAGGAAACGGCAGTGGATTTCCGTCCGCCCCAGAAAAGTTTTTCTGGTGGGACGGGTCTCTACTGCGGTGAACAGGACATGTTCGCGTTCCTGATCGATCCGCTCGGCTGGTGTGAACTTGAAGGTGAAGCGTTTGCTCCCGGGTTTTTCATTTGGAACTCTGAAGTCGGACGCCGTTCGCTGGGGATTCAGACGTTCTGGTTTCAGAAAGTCTGTGCCAATCACATCGTGTGGGATGCGGTCGAAGTCGTTGAGTTCACACGCAAGCATACCGCTCGCGTGCACGATAGTCTGGACGAGATTCGCCGCATCATTGATGAGCTGGCGAGGAAGCGTGATCAGCGTCGCGACGGATTCGTCAACACGCTGCGGAATGCCATGTCGACGAAACTGGGTGATTGCTCAGAGGATGTCGCCAAACAGCTGACCGAACGTCGCATTCCTCGTCACCTGATCGATACGGCTCTGGAAATGGCAGCGGTGCAGGGCAGTTTTACGATCTTCTCGATTGTGGATGCGCTGACCCGGCTGTCGCAGAACGTGCGCTACGCCGGCGATC